A window from Chitinophaga filiformis encodes these proteins:
- a CDS encoding pirin family protein, giving the protein MLTKIDSAIKYGKQHGGFGIEILYPGLALPQLNDTGFSTIGRMDHARITPGTLIPMHPHRDDEILTYLRAGSVQHRDSEGGTGIISNQKLMMMNAGEKFRHEELVLEDAGVLEGLQIFIRPQAAGLKPQVQFHQLTEIYSRNQWRKIAGKGDDYPLQIRSNTWMMDMRLEAGSKTVLPETSTDDIAFLFYVLSGEVQVNEDLSLNSGESMLIEATYPTFHALKTSDIVLFITQTNAPHFDGGMYSGNLQ; this is encoded by the coding sequence ATGTTAACAAAGATTGATAGCGCCATAAAATATGGTAAGCAGCATGGCGGCTTCGGCATAGAGATATTGTATCCGGGGCTTGCCTTGCCACAATTAAATGACACGGGGTTTTCTACCATAGGAAGAATGGACCATGCCCGGATTACACCCGGTACGCTTATCCCCATGCATCCGCACAGGGATGACGAGATCCTTACCTATTTGCGGGCTGGCAGCGTACAGCACCGGGACTCAGAAGGAGGGACAGGTATTATATCTAATCAAAAACTGATGATGATGAATGCAGGGGAAAAATTTCGCCACGAAGAACTGGTTTTGGAAGATGCCGGCGTTCTGGAAGGCCTGCAAATATTCATCAGGCCTCAGGCAGCGGGTTTAAAACCGCAGGTGCAGTTTCACCAGTTAACGGAAATATACAGCCGTAACCAATGGCGTAAAATAGCAGGCAAAGGAGATGACTATCCACTGCAAATAAGAAGCAATACCTGGATGATGGATATGCGTCTTGAAGCAGGCAGCAAAACGGTTCTCCCCGAAACAAGCACTGATGATATAGCCTTCCTGTTTTATGTCCTTAGCGGAGAAGTGCAGGTAAATGAAGATCTGTCCCTCAATAGCGGAGAAAGTATGCTGATAGAAGCCACATATCCAACATTCCACGCACTTAAGACAAGCGACATTGTATTATTTATCACGCAAACAAACGCGCCCCATTTTGATGGTGGTATGTATAGCGGCAACCTGCAATAG
- a CDS encoding cupin domain-containing protein — MINNARLINNSQGNHFSIVGDTYRIVIPGKQTNGEFAMIDMLVPPGGGPGPHAHASFHESFYVVDGEVEFKTEEGKTIARKGDVITIPKGGAVHSFKNVSGNMAHLLCTVVPAGLDAFFEEIGTPVQAGEFLPHPHLDEDAIKKLVSIAKKYGQEVYPPNYLDK; from the coding sequence ATGATAAACAATGCAAGGCTGATAAATAACAGCCAGGGAAACCATTTTTCTATAGTTGGGGATACATATCGCATCGTCATCCCCGGAAAACAAACCAATGGAGAATTTGCAATGATCGACATGCTGGTACCTCCTGGTGGCGGCCCCGGCCCACATGCACATGCATCTTTTCACGAATCATTTTACGTAGTGGATGGAGAAGTTGAATTTAAAACGGAAGAAGGAAAAACCATCGCCAGAAAGGGAGATGTCATCACCATCCCGAAAGGTGGCGCCGTCCATAGTTTTAAAAACGTAAGCGGTAACATGGCTCACCTGTTATGTACAGTTGTTCCGGCAGGTTTAGATGCTTTCTTTGAAGAAATAGGTACACCTGTACAGGCAGGTGAATTTTTACCACACCCTCACCTGGATGAAGATGCAATAAAGAAGCTTGTGTCGATTGCAAAGAAATACGGACAGGAGGTTTATCCTCCCAACTACTTAGACAAATAG
- a CDS encoding alpha/beta hydrolase fold domain-containing protein, translated as MKKALKLYFLIATLFLSLSNIHAQNIPDSTMQKINGFRAFYETLGKAYPPDSAISINETTIAGVKSYWLNKSSIDQKHIIIYLHGGVYVYGSFRAYRAMLSHLAGSLNSPVLYIEYSLSPEHPFPTANNEILKVYRELQHSYPGYKFTIIGDSAGGGLAISLVHDAQKANLPQPTALALISPWIDLKGNNKSYETKQTVDPILSKTFLRDHALLYAGNHIKEADPSEIRFKHFPPVLLLVGTDEVLNDDARNFYAYIKPIQPAARFKEFEGQKHVWIFSDINTKPSVEAVNDIKAFIR; from the coding sequence ATGAAAAAGGCATTAAAATTATACTTTCTGATAGCTACATTATTCCTGAGCCTCTCAAACATACATGCACAAAATATACCTGATAGTACCATGCAAAAGATCAACGGTTTCAGGGCATTTTATGAAACTCTGGGCAAGGCGTACCCTCCTGATAGCGCTATCAGCATTAACGAAACAACAATTGCAGGTGTAAAAAGTTACTGGCTCAATAAGAGCTCAATTGATCAAAAGCACATAATCATTTATCTGCATGGAGGGGTGTATGTCTACGGTAGCTTTAGGGCCTACCGTGCTATGCTGAGCCACCTGGCTGGGTCCTTAAATTCACCAGTTTTATATATAGAATATTCATTGTCACCGGAACATCCCTTCCCTACAGCAAACAATGAAATTCTAAAAGTCTACCGTGAATTGCAGCATAGTTACCCTGGCTATAAATTTACTATCATTGGTGACAGTGCGGGAGGCGGTTTAGCAATATCCCTGGTGCATGACGCTCAGAAGGCGAATTTGCCACAACCCACTGCTTTAGCTTTAATTTCACCCTGGATAGATCTGAAAGGCAATAACAAATCGTACGAAACAAAGCAAACAGTTGATCCTATATTAAGCAAAACATTTCTCCGTGATCATGCACTGTTATATGCAGGAAATCATATAAAAGAAGCAGACCCAAGTGAAATAAGGTTTAAGCACTTTCCGCCGGTTCTTTTGCTGGTTGGTACTGATGAAGTATTGAATGATGACGCCCGGAACTTCTACGCTTATATAAAACCGATTCAACCCGCGGCGCGTTTCAAAGAATTCGAGGGGCAGAAACATGTCTGGATCTTCTCAGATATAAATACCAAGCCATCAGTTGAAGCGGTAAATGATATTAAAGCATTTATCAGGTAG
- a CDS encoding NADP-dependent oxidoreductase, translating to MKAILLNEAGGTDKLIYQDIEKPQISSGHILVKIKAIGLNPMDVYIRSNEQMIDHFLGTERPVILGWDIAGDIVEKADDVIDFEKGDAVFGITMGKAYAEYVAVNASMMANKPENISYQEAAGIPVAGVTAWEALVKSGNIKKGDRVLIHAGSGGVGHIAIQLAKHFGATVIATSSAKNRDFVLSLGADQHIDYTSEKFNELLRDVDLVLDTIGGETREQSIDVVKQGGTIVSIVPPLPDALEQKARSKGVNLELLIAQGDKAELGSLATLLNKGGVKVHVSAVYPFTDMARAHQAIETKRTIGKIVVDL from the coding sequence ATGAAAGCAATTCTTTTAAACGAAGCCGGAGGTACAGATAAGCTGATCTATCAGGATATAGAAAAGCCCCAAATAAGCAGTGGCCATATTTTAGTGAAAATTAAAGCCATTGGCCTGAACCCGATGGATGTTTATATCCGCAGTAATGAGCAGATGATCGACCATTTTCTAGGAACTGAAAGACCTGTCATTCTTGGTTGGGATATCGCCGGCGATATTGTAGAAAAAGCTGATGATGTAATTGATTTTGAGAAAGGCGATGCCGTGTTCGGCATCACCATGGGAAAAGCCTATGCGGAATATGTAGCCGTTAATGCCAGTATGATGGCGAATAAGCCGGAGAATATCAGTTACCAGGAAGCGGCAGGCATACCGGTTGCCGGTGTTACGGCCTGGGAAGCTTTAGTCAAATCAGGAAACATAAAAAAAGGCGATAGGGTGTTGATCCACGCAGGTTCGGGCGGTGTGGGGCATATCGCAATCCAGCTCGCAAAACACTTCGGCGCCACGGTCATTGCGACTTCATCCGCTAAAAACCGCGACTTTGTATTATCGCTCGGCGCCGATCAGCACATTGATTACACGAGTGAAAAATTTAACGAGCTGCTTAGGGACGTGGACCTGGTTCTCGATACGATCGGTGGCGAAACCCGGGAGCAGTCTATTGACGTGGTAAAGCAAGGTGGTACCATTGTATCGATAGTTCCTCCTCTTCCTGATGCCCTTGAACAAAAAGCCCGCAGCAAAGGTGTTAATCTGGAGCTTTTGATCGCGCAGGGCGATAAAGCTGAACTGGGATCACTGGCCACCTTACTAAACAAGGGCGGGGTAAAAGTGCATGTCTCTGCCGTCTACCCATTTACTGATATGGCCAGGGCACACCAGGCTATAGAAACGAAAAGAACAATAGGTAAAATAGTTGTAGACTTGTAA
- a CDS encoding helix-turn-helix domain-containing protein, with amino-acid sequence MQQPYRIATISQFHQFRKLAPPKHPLISIINVSGPTHLNDDEPKPLVFEFYAIALKSVANGKMKYGQQTFDFNSGMMGFSSPGQVFSIEVENGAILEQSGWLLLVHPDFLWHTPLARKIKQYEFFNYSVNEALFVSDQERTIIAGILQNIEQESYQSIDKFTQEIIIAQLETLLAYSDRFYQRQFITRKMANHQMLDKLDDLLDACFSEDSPVGNKLPTVVFLAKQLNVSPHYLSGLIRSLTGLNTQQYIHLKLIDKAKELLSTTQLSVSEIAYLLGFEQIQSFSRLFKTKTNTSPIEFRRSFNA; translated from the coding sequence ATGCAGCAACCTTATAGAATCGCCACCATCAGCCAGTTTCATCAATTCAGAAAGCTAGCACCACCAAAGCATCCGTTAATAAGTATTATCAATGTTAGCGGGCCTACGCATCTGAATGACGACGAACCTAAACCACTGGTGTTTGAATTTTACGCCATTGCTTTAAAATCTGTGGCCAATGGTAAGATGAAGTATGGTCAGCAAACATTCGATTTTAACAGTGGGATGATGGGCTTCTCCTCACCTGGCCAGGTTTTCAGTATTGAAGTGGAAAACGGAGCGATATTAGAACAGTCGGGATGGCTTTTACTGGTCCATCCCGACTTCCTATGGCACACGCCGCTTGCAAGGAAGATCAAACAATACGAGTTCTTTAATTACTCGGTTAATGAAGCTTTGTTCGTGTCAGACCAAGAACGGACAATCATTGCTGGTATTTTGCAGAACATTGAACAGGAAAGCTATCAATCGATCGATAAGTTCACCCAGGAAATTATTATAGCACAATTGGAAACGCTGCTGGCCTACAGTGACCGGTTTTACCAGCGCCAGTTTATTACCAGGAAAATGGCTAACCATCAAATGCTCGATAAACTGGATGACCTTCTGGACGCCTGCTTCAGTGAAGATTCTCCGGTAGGAAACAAGCTGCCGACAGTAGTCTTTCTTGCCAAACAATTGAATGTATCGCCTCATTATCTATCGGGCCTCATACGTTCACTCACCGGCCTGAACACCCAGCAGTATATCCATTTAAAGCTGATAGACAAGGCCAAGGAACTACTTTCCACCACTCAGCTTTCCGTGAGCGAGATCGCTTATCTTTTAGGGTTTGAACAGATACAATCTTTTAGCAGGTTATTCAAGACAAAAACCAATACGTCTCCCATTGAGTTCAGGCGAAGTTTTAATGCATAG
- a CDS encoding lycopene cyclase domain-containing protein: MKYTYLAIDISAIAVPFIATFHPRIRFYKQWPFVLTAMLLSGLAFISWDIFFTATRVWGFNPDYLCGVYFFNLPLEEVLFFVCIPYACMFSYHCLITLRPGLSISGIASAYISWGLIVGGGVASIVFLQHKYTGATFLLLTFFILYARNKSWAGRFYLCYAAMLLPFLIINGILTGSLMEAPVVWYNNNEIIGVRLLTIPVEDVFYGLILMGSQVAVYEWFMTTSRWRFNIVS; this comes from the coding sequence ATGAAGTACACGTATCTGGCGATTGATATTAGTGCGATAGCTGTACCATTTATTGCAACGTTTCATCCCCGGATAAGGTTTTATAAACAATGGCCATTTGTATTAACGGCTATGTTATTGTCGGGCCTTGCATTCATCTCCTGGGATATATTCTTTACCGCAACCCGTGTATGGGGTTTTAACCCGGACTACCTTTGCGGGGTGTACTTTTTCAACCTGCCCCTTGAAGAAGTTTTATTCTTCGTATGTATACCATACGCATGCATGTTTTCATATCACTGTCTTATCACCCTGCGGCCCGGGCTGTCTATCTCAGGGATTGCATCTGCTTATATATCGTGGGGATTAATAGTGGGCGGAGGGGTAGCTTCTATTGTATTCCTGCAGCATAAATATACCGGCGCTACCTTCCTTTTATTGACATTTTTCATTTTATACGCCAGGAATAAGAGCTGGGCCGGCCGTTTTTACCTATGTTATGCAGCAATGCTGTTACCTTTCCTGATCATAAACGGTATCCTTACAGGGAGTTTGATGGAGGCGCCTGTTGTTTGGTATAATAACAATGAAATAATCGGGGTGAGGTTACTGACAATTCCTGTTGAAGATGTTTTTTACGGTTTGATACTGATGGGATCGCAGGTGGCTGTATATGAGTGGTTCATGACCACTTCCAGATGGCGATTCAATATTGTAAGCTGA
- a CDS encoding sterol desaturase family protein — protein sequence MSDYLILICMLLGGFAGMEGIAWFTHKYIMHGPLWFLHSDHHRKPEGQFLEKNDTFFLIFALPGIALFLFGTVHRSYPLIGLASGITAYGFTYFLVHDIFVHQRFKWLRNSNHPYFKALRRAHKIHHKHLGKDKGECFGMLLFPMRYLREVLKKNNNEVHVSGD from the coding sequence ATGAGCGATTATCTGATCCTGATATGCATGTTGCTGGGTGGTTTCGCCGGAATGGAAGGCATTGCATGGTTCACGCACAAATATATCATGCACGGACCGCTATGGTTCCTTCATAGCGATCATCACCGTAAGCCTGAAGGCCAGTTCCTGGAAAAAAATGATACCTTCTTTCTGATCTTTGCCCTTCCGGGAATCGCACTCTTCCTGTTCGGCACTGTTCATAGAAGTTATCCCTTAATAGGCCTGGCCTCGGGAATCACGGCGTATGGATTTACATATTTCCTCGTACATGACATATTTGTACACCAGCGTTTTAAATGGCTCAGGAATAGCAATCATCCTTACTTTAAGGCGCTCAGGCGCGCTCATAAAATTCATCATAAGCACCTGGGAAAAGATAAGGGTGAATGCTTTGGAATGTTGCTCTTTCCAATGAGATATTTGAGGGAGGTTTTAAAAAAGAATAATAATGAAGTACACGTATCTGGCGATTGA
- a CDS encoding phytoene/squalene synthase family protein → MKLLFDKVSALCSKITTEEYSTSFSLGIRLLDKKFHEPIYAIYGFVRFADEIVDSFHAYDKAALLRHFREETYRAIAERISLNPILNSFQKVYHAFNIEQELVDTFLDSMEMDLHQHFYTRSIYEQYILGSAEVVGLMCLKVFTEGDNDLYCKLRGPAMKLGAAFQKVNFLRDVKSDSQELGRHYFPFVNLEHFSNKDKFAIESEIATDFEAALPGIMKLPLSSRKGVYLAYTYYQVLFKKIKSVPAQCIMTERIRVPNTHKIRIMLQTLLFPFNLMQQ, encoded by the coding sequence ATGAAGTTGCTATTCGATAAGGTAAGTGCGTTATGCAGTAAAATAACTACCGAGGAATATAGTACGTCGTTTTCGCTTGGTATCCGCTTGCTGGATAAAAAGTTTCATGAGCCGATATATGCCATTTATGGGTTTGTACGCTTTGCAGATGAAATAGTGGACTCATTTCATGCATACGACAAGGCGGCTTTGCTCCGGCATTTCCGCGAGGAAACGTACAGGGCCATTGCAGAAAGGATCAGTCTGAACCCTATCTTAAACAGTTTTCAGAAAGTTTATCATGCGTTTAATATAGAACAGGAGCTGGTGGACACATTTCTTGATAGTATGGAAATGGATCTCCACCAGCATTTTTACACCAGAAGTATATATGAACAATACATCCTGGGTAGTGCGGAAGTGGTTGGGCTGATGTGCCTCAAAGTGTTTACGGAAGGTGATAATGACCTTTATTGTAAGCTACGCGGTCCGGCAATGAAGCTGGGTGCGGCATTTCAGAAAGTTAATTTTCTGCGGGACGTCAAATCAGACAGCCAGGAACTGGGCCGGCATTATTTCCCGTTTGTAAACCTGGAACACTTTAGCAATAAGGATAAATTTGCCATAGAATCTGAAATAGCAACAGACTTCGAGGCTGCATTACCCGGAATTATGAAATTGCCGCTTAGCTCGCGGAAGGGTGTGTACCTCGCATATACGTATTACCAGGTATTGTTTAAAAAGATCAAAAGTGTACCTGCCCAATGTATTATGACGGAAAGGATCAGAGTGCCCAATACACATAAGATCAGGATTATGCTACAAACCCTTTTATTCCCCTTTAATCTGATGCAGCAATGA
- a CDS encoding phytoene desaturase family protein, which produces MKQVSGKSVLVIGAGFAGLAAAITLASQGYDVTVAEKHATAGGRARSFTEQGFTFDMGPSWYWMPEVAETFFKRHGRCISDYLSLIRLDPSYQMIFRQDESVVLPAAFTDICSLFESLEKGAGRKLEAFMREAEYKYRTAMKTYVNRPGLHIKELCSLEVLQSFLKMDMLQSFRTHVGRYFKDERLLRILEFPILFLGATASRVPAMYSMMNYADMKLGTWYPMGGMVSLSDAFSRLAVETGVSFCLNTEVEGLEVVDNKVTGANTNKGFLSADIVISGADYHHTDRQLLPANKSNYSENYWNKRVMAPSCLIYYIGVKRKVPRLHHHNLFFGHDLDKHAEAIYNKPSWPSHPLFYLCCPSKTDAAVAPVGMENLFYLIPTAPGLADTPAIREKYLKQVLTETASYCGDNFESDIVYSRSYACSDFISDYHAYKGNAYGLANTLGQTAFLKPSIRHKKIDNLFFTGQLTVPGPGVPPAILSGELVANHVLKTKILQS; this is translated from the coding sequence ATGAAACAAGTCAGTGGTAAAAGCGTATTAGTGATCGGTGCCGGCTTTGCAGGTCTGGCTGCTGCAATTACGCTGGCGAGCCAGGGATATGATGTAACGGTGGCTGAAAAGCATGCCACTGCAGGAGGAAGGGCCAGGTCATTTACTGAGCAGGGATTCACCTTTGACATGGGCCCCAGCTGGTATTGGATGCCGGAAGTGGCGGAAACCTTTTTTAAACGGCATGGACGATGTATCAGCGACTATCTTTCATTGATCAGGCTGGACCCTTCTTACCAGATGATATTCCGGCAGGATGAATCGGTAGTACTTCCGGCGGCATTTACAGATATATGTTCTCTTTTTGAAAGCCTGGAAAAAGGCGCGGGCAGGAAATTAGAGGCGTTCATGCGTGAAGCTGAATATAAATACCGGACTGCAATGAAGACTTATGTCAACAGGCCCGGACTTCATATCAAGGAGCTTTGCAGTTTGGAAGTGCTACAGTCTTTTCTTAAAATGGACATGCTACAATCTTTCCGTACTCATGTCGGGCGTTATTTTAAAGACGAGCGCCTGCTTCGTATCCTTGAATTTCCCATCCTCTTTCTAGGGGCCACTGCAAGCAGAGTACCTGCTATGTACAGCATGATGAACTATGCAGATATGAAGTTGGGTACCTGGTATCCTATGGGAGGAATGGTAAGCTTGTCAGATGCATTTTCAAGGCTGGCAGTGGAAACAGGTGTCAGTTTTTGCCTGAATACCGAGGTAGAGGGATTGGAAGTAGTGGATAATAAGGTTACCGGCGCCAATACAAACAAGGGTTTTTTAAGCGCAGATATTGTTATATCCGGCGCCGATTATCATCATACTGACAGGCAATTACTTCCTGCAAACAAAAGCAACTACTCTGAAAATTATTGGAATAAGAGAGTGATGGCTCCCTCATGCCTGATCTATTATATTGGGGTCAAACGAAAAGTGCCTCGCCTGCATCATCACAACCTTTTTTTCGGGCATGATCTGGACAAACATGCTGAGGCTATTTATAATAAACCCTCCTGGCCAAGTCATCCCTTATTTTACCTGTGTTGTCCCTCAAAAACAGATGCAGCTGTTGCGCCTGTGGGTATGGAAAACCTCTTTTATTTGATACCCACAGCTCCTGGCCTTGCAGATACTCCGGCCATCAGGGAAAAGTATCTGAAGCAGGTATTGACAGAGACGGCAAGCTACTGTGGGGATAATTTTGAAAGCGATATTGTCTACTCCAGGTCGTATGCCTGCAGTGATTTCATCAGCGATTATCATGCTTATAAAGGGAATGCTTACGGACTAGCTAATACATTAGGACAAACGGCTTTTCTAAAACCGTCTATCCGCCATAAAAAGATTGATAACCTGTTTTTTACCGGTCAGCTTACTGTGCCCGGTCCGGGAGTACCGCCTGCCATCCTTTCCGGAGAACTGGTCGCTAATCACGTTTTAAAGACTAAAATCTTGCAGTCATGA
- a CDS encoding MerR family transcriptional regulator, whose product MTSEMYSIKDLENLSGIKAHTIRIWEKRYGIVQPGRTDTNIRYYTNEDLKKLLNISMLTQHGFKISAISQMADEEIAQKIAALSIVNQPDIYGESLLLSLIDLDEPLFNKTFLEIVMSEGFENAIIRYIFPFFRRIGIMWQIGTITPAQEHFISNLIRNKIIVATERINRSPDPALGTVLLFLPENELHEIGLLFYNYVIRARGFKTIYLGQSVPQQSLDRIMTARTFSFIVTHLTNPLPQEDFMNFCHLVCEAAPGIDVYFTGPVPENIQGKLPKNALLKKDLLSLLKMDIV is encoded by the coding sequence ATGACATCTGAAATGTATTCAATTAAGGACCTTGAAAACCTATCCGGGATCAAGGCACATACTATCAGAATCTGGGAGAAGAGATATGGGATCGTGCAACCAGGACGCACAGACACTAATATCCGTTATTATACTAACGAGGATCTGAAAAAACTGCTGAATATCAGCATGTTAACGCAACACGGATTTAAAATATCCGCTATAAGCCAGATGGCGGATGAGGAGATTGCCCAGAAAATAGCGGCACTATCTATTGTAAATCAACCGGATATATACGGCGAAAGCCTGCTTTTAAGCCTCATTGATCTGGACGAGCCATTGTTTAATAAAACTTTCCTGGAAATCGTGATGAGCGAGGGGTTTGAAAATGCGATCATCAGGTACATTTTCCCTTTTTTCCGGCGTATCGGGATTATGTGGCAGATAGGAACCATTACCCCTGCCCAGGAACATTTCATTTCCAACCTGATCAGAAACAAGATCATCGTCGCTACAGAACGGATAAACCGTTCGCCTGACCCGGCCCTGGGAACAGTCCTGCTGTTTCTGCCTGAAAATGAACTGCATGAGATTGGCCTGCTGTTCTACAATTATGTAATAAGGGCCAGAGGATTTAAGACCATATACCTGGGGCAGTCGGTTCCCCAGCAAAGCCTTGACCGTATTATGACGGCCCGCACTTTTTCCTTCATTGTTACCCACCTCACAAACCCTCTGCCTCAGGAAGATTTCATGAACTTCTGTCATCTGGTATGTGAAGCTGCTCCTGGCATTGACGTCTACTTTACCGGGCCTGTACCTGAAAATATACAAGGCAAACTTCCGAAAAACGCACTTCTGAAAAAGGACCTGCTCTCACTGCTTAAAATGGACATAGTATAA
- a CDS encoding response regulator produces MARYKLLILEKDKDDLIILSELLPDDSFEIIGVLNEYPKVEFLARSSDIPDVIIMNFKLSAKPSWELIKEIRAHEQLRGIVIIVLSVINPKLIIYNGLLSQADAVILKPFKYKDFAPFVKKIKTIVVDKLNHHDKQTYSQ; encoded by the coding sequence ATGGCTAGATATAAATTATTGATCCTGGAAAAGGATAAAGATGATTTAATTATACTCAGCGAATTACTTCCCGATGATTCTTTTGAAATAATTGGCGTATTAAACGAATATCCCAAAGTTGAATTTCTCGCCCGTTCATCTGATATACCAGATGTAATAATTATGAATTTTAAGTTGTCTGCAAAACCATCCTGGGAACTGATAAAAGAAATCAGGGCCCATGAACAGCTTCGGGGCATTGTGATCATTGTCTTAAGCGTCATTAATCCAAAACTGATCATATATAATGGATTGCTGTCCCAGGCAGATGCCGTCATCTTAAAACCTTTTAAATACAAGGACTTCGCGCCGTTTGTGAAGAAGATTAAAACAATTGTCGTTGACAAGCTAAATCACCATGACAAGCAAACGTATAGTCAATAA
- a CDS encoding zf-HC2 domain-containing protein has product MQNLENKDKILKIFSRVHCFNKDQLPRYVDGRLTHVEKHLLEQHLVNCELCSNAVEILQKPKFKTQYQPMGLRIQQYIRNSTHIAPVYEAERYQRKVQNNESILTYFWSAVATALVIGCFYMIRQQVKKENLQNTVAKTGELSIPVTNPAPDLKQAVNNAPSGSASLAINTATSLPAGNEATAVKAVFIDTSKTETEPGIIDGETPDPDKFRYKTAMTYYHQGNLDEAMTRFTQLAADSVSRYRELAHYQLAMCFKYKRQKAKARHILKTLVNMNGRMKRKAQLALNKLSV; this is encoded by the coding sequence ATGCAAAATTTGGAAAACAAGGACAAGATATTAAAGATCTTCAGCAGGGTTCATTGTTTTAACAAAGACCAGCTGCCACGTTATGTAGACGGACGTTTAACACATGTTGAAAAGCACCTGCTGGAACAACACCTTGTAAATTGCGAACTCTGTAGTAATGCAGTAGAAATTCTCCAAAAGCCTAAATTCAAAACGCAATACCAGCCCATGGGGCTAAGGATTCAGCAATATATTCGTAACAGTACTCATATAGCACCGGTGTATGAGGCAGAACGTTACCAGCGGAAAGTGCAAAACAATGAAAGCATTTTGACTTACTTCTGGAGCGCTGTGGCAACTGCGCTTGTAATTGGCTGCTTTTACATGATCCGGCAGCAGGTAAAAAAAGAAAACTTACAAAATACCGTTGCCAAAACAGGAGAACTTAGCATCCCTGTTACCAATCCTGCGCCCGATCTTAAGCAAGCAGTCAATAATGCGCCTTCCGGTTCAGCCAGCCTCGCTATCAATACCGCCACTTCTCTGCCTGCGGGCAACGAAGCAACAGCCGTAAAAGCGGTGTTTATAGATACCAGCAAAACAGAGACGGAACCCGGCATCATTGACGGCGAAACTCCTGATCCTGATAAGTTTCGCTATAAAACCGCCATGACTTATTACCACCAGGGCAATCTTGATGAAGCAATGACCCGGTTCACACAGCTCGCCGCCGATTCAGTCAGCCGTTATAGAGAATTAGCTCATTATCAGCTTGCCATGTGCTTTAAATATAAACGACAGAAAGCTAAAGCACGGCATATACTTAAAACATTAGTGAATATGAATGGCCGTATGAAAAGAAAAGCACAATTAGCCTTGAACAAATTGTCTGTTTAA